The Niastella koreensis GR20-10 genome includes a window with the following:
- a CDS encoding FAD-binding protein, which yields MALPEGILALPITDWENGHQNFTVTLTKDASFNLRLPFDFSQQEKNYQATTKNFQWLIQHAIDNNVRLRALGNGWSFSDVAVCNGGLVDTRELRTFFSMGNSFLSPQYLANGKTAQDLVFTQCGMSILQMNKELEEENGWLRCLRASGASNGQTIAGATATGTHGAGYKVGAVHDAIVGLHLVTGANRHVWLERASYPVASQAFTDWLGAEVFRDDDLFNSAVVSFGSFGFVHGILLETEPIFLLEKHTSSNIPYNDKLKQAINEWKFEALHDFLPFPPESPGRSLYHFEVIVNPHRFAIDDADKGVFLRAMYKTPYRTDYDKPALPAGKFQYGDELLGLVQTILDNIGKKLTQKLVPPLVTKLFPLAFAANEQATGTIGEIFTNTKFRGKAASAAIAIDTANASRAIEEIVELNKKTPFAGALALRFVKGTQATLGFTKFEKTCVLEMDGVESVTSRKFFSSVWDRFEAIGLPYTLHWGKINFNLTEPRIRQMYGDAAVNKWLTARHKLLDNETQKVFNNAFMERTGLM from the coding sequence ATGGCATTACCTGAAGGCATATTAGCACTTCCCATTACCGACTGGGAAAACGGTCACCAGAATTTTACTGTTACATTAACAAAAGATGCAAGCTTTAACCTGCGTCTGCCTTTCGACTTCTCCCAGCAGGAAAAGAATTACCAGGCTACCACCAAAAACTTTCAATGGCTGATACAACATGCCATTGACAATAATGTTCGCCTGCGGGCGCTTGGCAATGGCTGGAGCTTCAGCGATGTGGCCGTATGTAATGGCGGACTGGTGGATACCCGTGAGCTGCGTACTTTCTTTAGCATGGGCAATAGTTTTTTATCACCGCAATACCTCGCCAATGGCAAAACTGCACAAGACCTGGTGTTTACCCAATGCGGCATGAGCATCTTACAAATGAATAAGGAGCTGGAAGAAGAAAATGGCTGGCTGCGTTGCCTGCGTGCTTCCGGGGCCAGTAACGGACAAACCATTGCCGGCGCTACTGCTACCGGCACTCATGGCGCCGGGTATAAAGTTGGCGCCGTACATGATGCCATTGTAGGCTTACATCTTGTCACCGGCGCCAATCGTCATGTGTGGCTCGAACGGGCCTCGTATCCCGTAGCTTCGCAGGCTTTTACCGACTGGCTGGGCGCCGAAGTGTTTCGTGACGATGACCTGTTCAATTCTGCAGTGGTGAGTTTTGGCAGTTTTGGTTTTGTACATGGGATCCTGCTGGAAACGGAACCTATTTTCCTGCTGGAGAAACATACTTCTTCTAATATTCCTTATAACGACAAGCTGAAACAGGCCATCAATGAATGGAAATTTGAAGCGCTCCATGATTTTCTCCCCTTCCCGCCCGAAAGCCCTGGCCGTAGTTTGTATCATTTTGAAGTGATCGTAAATCCACATCGCTTTGCCATTGACGATGCAGACAAAGGCGTGTTCCTGCGCGCGATGTATAAAACGCCGTACAGAACAGATTACGACAAACCCGCCTTACCCGCCGGTAAATTTCAATACGGTGATGAATTGCTTGGACTGGTACAAACCATTCTCGATAATATCGGTAAAAAGCTTACGCAAAAACTGGTACCGCCATTGGTCACCAAATTATTTCCGCTGGCGTTTGCCGCCAATGAACAGGCCACTGGCACCATTGGTGAGATCTTTACCAATACCAAATTCAGGGGCAAAGCAGCCAGCGCCGCTATTGCCATAGACACGGCTAATGCCAGCCGCGCCATTGAAGAAATTGTGGAATTGAATAAAAAGACTCCTTTTGCCGGCGCCCTGGCCCTGCGTTTTGTAAAGGGCACGCAAGCCACGCTCGGCTTTACCAAATTTGAAAAAACCTGCGTACTGGAAATGGATGGTGTTGAATCGGTCACCAGCCGTAAGTTCTTCAGCAGCGTGTGGGACCGTTTTGAAGCAATCGGCCTCCCCTATACCTTACATTGGGGCAAGATCAACTTTAACCTAACCGAACCGCGCATCCGCCAGATGTATGGCGATGCTGCGGTAAATAAATGGCTTACTGCGAGACATAAATTGCTTGATAACGAAACGCAAAAGGTGTTTAATAATGCTTTTATGGAACGCACAGGGTTAATGTGA